A window from Lytechinus pictus isolate F3 Inbred chromosome 9, Lp3.0, whole genome shotgun sequence encodes these proteins:
- the LOC135155560 gene encoding uncharacterized protein LOC135155560, producing MDPWKNGLWLKRAIQPTNYSCAVRARQSRLSQQNCHNRHTLDQPARSHNQNQAKYTNSPHDPLFAEVSSSSQQYVLQSPPVRQRSVLPQNLQVALSAALYHQHHHQQQQNPHQAHLTSVRLHGPIMEAIEGHVMDLSPSSVTPSLSSDLSDYSDDSCNKDYTTLTTPMGADVQTLDWVIHKMMEREQTQQLHKEKIETCHLYELPIDPWKWTSTEVTKWATWFMRKNNPTTAQDVTDAFEKYPITGETLAHYSGTDLKQYFGEFSAKAHECLKLWLEGMSPRGYDIQRHLLDLERSKQTYLEQLLDVMNQNDLITHAQEVKNPSVTLTPPHSDYDVQVNSEEAFRNVIVQHIKPEITAFPFPDPCLSDYQSHYPITPLKCPEPPFHQTQPDMNASGGIFGADTLGPDGMGPDNLGPFMDKDFKLDIDSDDEAGKLCAIKEEVQFPTPPIKRKRGRPRKPRFPKQKRDQPILYKFILKHLNNPSGDSSKYLNWVNKSEGLFRFNSAKKDEFAEMWGRFKGKREHMMYQNMARALRNYTRGTGNRKIMMSVRKKLHYKFTPLFIQ from the exons ATGGACCCGTGGAAGAACGGCCTGTGGCTGAAGAGGGCCATCCAGCCAACga ATTACAGCTGCGCTGTGAGAGCGCGACAGAGCAGGCTGAGCCAACAGAACTGCCACAATCGCCACACCCTTGACCAACCGGCAAGGTCTCATAACCAGAATCAGGCCAAGTACACCAATTCGCCGCACGACCCACTCTTCGCAGAGGTGTCTTCAAGCTCTCAGCAGTACGTGCTGCAGTCGCCCCCGGTACGGCAACGTTCCGTTCTTCCTCAGAACTTACAGGTTGCTCTTAGCGCCGCACtctatcatcaacaccaccaccagcaGCAGCAGAACCCGCACCAGGCGCACTTGACGTCGGTTCGCCTACACGGTCCAATCATGGAAGCCATCGAAGGTCACGTGATGGACTTGTCGCCCTCATCGGTCACGCCCTCACTTTCAAGCGATCTGTCAGATTATTCGGACGATAGCTGCAATAAAGACTACACCACACTGACCACTCCTATGGGAGCT GACGTACAGACGCTAGACTGGGTGATACACAAAATGATGGAGAGAGAGCAGACTCAGCAGTTACACAAGGAGAAGATCGAAACGTGTCATCTCTATGAGTTGCCTATAG ATCCATGGAAGTGGACCTCGACGGAAGTGACGAAATGGGCCACGTGGTTCATGCGCAAGAACAACCCAACCACTGCGCAGGACGTCACGGACGCGTTTGAAAAGTACCCAATCACAGGCGAGACACTGGCCCACTACTCAGGAACGGACCTGAAGCAGTACTTCGGCGAGTTCAGCGCCAAGGCTCACGAGTGCCTGAAGCTTTGGCTGGAAG GTATGTCTCCGCGTGGTTATGACATCCAAAGGCATCTCCTGGATCTGGAGCGGTCCAAGCAAACGTACCTTGAACAATTGCTTGACGTCATG AACCAAAATGACCTCATCACCCATGCACAAGAGGTCAAGAACCCATCCGTGACCCTGACCCCTCCTCATTCCGACTACGATGTCCAGGTCAACAGCGAGGAAGCCTTCAGGAACGTGATCGTTCAGCACATCAAGCCCGAGATCACCGCATTCCCCTTTCCCGACCCATGCTTATCGGACTACCAGAGTCACTATCCCATCACACCGCTGAAG TGTCCAGAACCGCCATTCCACCAGACGCAACCGGATATGAACGCCAGCGGTGGGATATTCGGAGCGGATACCTTGGGACCGGATGGCATGGGACCGGATAACTTGGGACCGTTCATGGACAAGGACTTCAAGTTGGATATCGATTCGGATGATGAGGCGGGCAAGCTCTGTGCGATAAAAGAAGAGGTACAATTCCCGACGCCACCCATCAAGAGAAAGCGGGGCAGGCCACGAAAACCACGCTTTCCAAAACAAA AGCGCGACCAACCAATTCTTTACAAGTTCATCTTAAAACACCTAAACAATCCGTCCGGTGACAGCTCCAAGTACCTCAACTGGGTCAACAAGTCCGAGGGTCTCTTCCGATTCAATTCTGCCAAGAAGGACGAGTTTGCCGAGATGTGGGGACGATTCAAGGGCAAGAGAGAACACATGATGTACCAGAACATGGCGCGCGCACTGCGCAACTACACGCGTGGGACCGGGAACCGCAAAATCATGATGAGCGTGCGCAAGAAGTTGCATTACAAATTCACACCGCTTTTTATTCAATGA